A portion of the Saccharospirillaceae bacterium genome contains these proteins:
- the kdsB gene encoding 3-deoxy-manno-octulosonate cytidylyltransferase: MSEYKIVIPARYASSRLPGKPLLELAGKTMIQHVYERALETGVKDIVIATDNERIQREAVSFGAEVVMTSPDHDNGTERIAEVADIKGWGDDVVIVNLQGDEPLIPQELVEKTAQSLIDYPQAGMSSVCTPLSGSRDAFDPNVVKVVLDKDQFAMYFSRASIPWDRDGYKDGTDEMTTKMPVFRHIGMYGYRVSFLRQYQKMAVCALETTEALEQLRALWYGVKIHMSIIDEPPGHGIDTPEDVERVEALLMDR, translated from the coding sequence ATGTCCGAATATAAAATTGTAATTCCGGCGCGTTATGCGTCATCGCGTTTGCCGGGTAAGCCGCTTCTTGAGTTGGCTGGCAAGACCATGATTCAACATGTTTACGAAAGAGCGCTGGAGACCGGCGTGAAAGACATCGTGATTGCCACTGATAACGAGAGAATTCAGCGGGAGGCTGTTTCATTTGGTGCTGAGGTGGTTATGACCTCACCAGACCATGACAATGGCACTGAGCGTATTGCGGAAGTTGCTGACATTAAGGGCTGGGGAGACGATGTTGTTATCGTCAATCTTCAGGGTGATGAACCACTGATTCCGCAGGAATTAGTCGAAAAGACAGCCCAGAGCCTGATTGATTATCCGCAGGCTGGTATGAGTTCTGTGTGTACTCCGTTGTCCGGGAGTCGCGATGCTTTTGATCCGAATGTTGTTAAAGTCGTTTTAGATAAGGATCAGTTCGCGATGTATTTCAGTCGTGCCAGCATCCCATGGGATCGTGACGGCTATAAGGATGGAACGGATGAAATGACGACCAAGATGCCAGTGTTTCGTCATATTGGCATGTACGGTTACCGCGTTTCATTTTTGCGGCAGTATCAGAAAATGGCAGTGTGCGCGCTTGAAACGACTGAGGCGCTCGAGCAATTGCGGGCACTTTGGTATGGCGTGAAAATTCATATGTCAATTATTGACGAGCCTCCGGGTCATGGCATTGATACGCCAGAAGATGTTGAGCGGGTAGAAGCTTTGCTGATGGACCGCTAA
- a CDS encoding DUF3429 domain-containing protein, which produces MMKSLSLSERLGYAGLIPFVSIGLAVGIGIEGAAELFKLYSVLILAFMAGGCWGVEQANPEKIDNTLLALSIGAFLWGTIAYFLPINVAVLMLSVGFVLLLWIEANPLFKTAYEASYKKLRLILTSVVLAMHVFVFLSTNYSA; this is translated from the coding sequence ATGATGAAGTCTTTGAGTTTATCTGAACGTTTGGGATATGCGGGTCTGATCCCGTTTGTATCCATTGGTCTTGCCGTGGGAATTGGTATTGAAGGGGCTGCAGAACTGTTCAAACTCTATTCGGTTCTGATTCTCGCTTTTATGGCGGGGGGCTGTTGGGGAGTGGAGCAGGCGAACCCGGAAAAAATTGACAACACATTGTTGGCATTATCGATCGGTGCTTTTCTCTGGGGAACCATAGCCTATTTTCTACCGATTAACGTTGCGGTGTTAATGTTATCGGTTGGCTTTGTGTTGCTGTTGTGGATTGAAGCCAACCCACTGTTTAAAACTGCGTACGAAGCATCTTATAAAAAATTGAGACTGATACTGACGTCCGTTGTGCTTGCGATGCACGTCTTTGTGTTTCTTTCAACGAATTACAGCGCATAA
- a CDS encoding NAD-dependent epimerase, protein MKILVTGAAGFIGSFTSKQFVEQGHEVVGIDNLNDYYDVSLKESRLDWLAELNGFQFVKAELADRDQVEAIFAEHQFDRVVHLAAQAGVRYSIENPHAYVDSNLVGFVNILEGCRNHKVQHLVYASSSSVYGLNTDIPYSTADRVDHPVSLYAATKKSNELMAHTYSHLYGVPTTGLRFFTVYGPWGRPDMAYFGFTKKILSGESIDVYNHGKMQRDFTYIDDIVEGVTRITEKIPAGAGADWTPESGDSSRSSAPYKIYNIGNHNTVQLGEFIQTIEDVLGVEADKNYMEMQAGDVVRTYANVDDLIEDVEFAPNTPLKDGIEKFAVWYRDYYGAQ, encoded by the coding sequence ATGAAAATATTGGTTACGGGTGCGGCAGGGTTTATTGGTTCATTTACCAGTAAGCAGTTTGTCGAACAGGGGCATGAAGTCGTTGGTATTGATAATCTCAATGACTATTATGATGTGTCTTTAAAGGAGTCTCGCCTGGATTGGTTGGCAGAACTGAATGGTTTTCAGTTTGTAAAAGCTGAACTGGCCGATCGCGATCAGGTTGAGGCTATTTTTGCTGAGCATCAATTTGATCGTGTCGTGCATTTAGCAGCCCAGGCCGGCGTGCGGTATTCGATCGAAAATCCACACGCATACGTTGATAGTAATCTTGTTGGCTTTGTTAATATCCTGGAAGGCTGCCGCAATCATAAGGTACAGCATTTAGTGTATGCCTCTTCCAGTTCCGTTTATGGCCTGAATACCGACATACCTTATTCAACTGCCGATCGTGTTGATCACCCGGTATCGTTGTACGCTGCAACAAAAAAGTCGAATGAGTTAATGGCTCATACGTACTCGCACCTCTACGGTGTGCCAACCACGGGATTGCGTTTTTTCACCGTGTACGGACCTTGGGGGCGGCCGGATATGGCGTATTTTGGTTTCACTAAGAAGATTCTCAGTGGCGAATCTATCGACGTCTATAACCATGGGAAAATGCAGCGCGACTTCACTTATATCGATGATATTGTTGAAGGTGTTACTCGTATCACTGAGAAAATTCCAGCGGGCGCGGGCGCTGATTGGACGCCGGAATCGGGGGATAGCAGCCGCAGTTCAGCGCCCTATAAAATTTACAATATTGGTAACCATAATACCGTGCAATTGGGTGAATTTATTCAGACCATTGAAGATGTTCTTGGCGTTGAGGCCGACAAAAATTACATGGAGATGCAGGCGGGTGACGTTGTTCGCACGTATGCCAATGTTGATGATCTGATTGAAGATGTCGAATTTGCCCCCAATACACCGTTAAAGGATGGTATTGAGAAATTTGCTGTCTGGTATCGAGATTATTACGGCGCTCAATAG
- a CDS encoding GNAT family N-acetyltransferase yields the protein MEVKIADWADRVQRDILRDIRQRVFVEEQGVPVEEEWDDKDSNAVHFMAMDGKRPVGCARLFADGYFGRMAVLAEHRDQHWGSRLIKTMGDYYQREMGGRMLKASVQAQAFNFYLRNGFTPEVEFFWDAAIPHLTMTKILGRDHSVSHDFKLGEDSQVYTYQNNAAIEGLFQIGCQNRPKTIVLMINDLQHPMWSSSSSLDSIKRFIRSSTKRHIQILIDSEYAGINDHPLIQLASRVSSRIELKVHSGLKMNGALFEPYGYLLASGSDVKACFNDRSTTSRYKEQFTELWTSARPTREARRIHL from the coding sequence GTGGAAGTAAAAATCGCCGACTGGGCGGATCGAGTACAAAGAGATATCCTGCGAGACATTCGTCAGCGGGTGTTTGTCGAAGAGCAAGGCGTCCCGGTTGAAGAAGAATGGGACGACAAAGATAGTAACGCCGTGCACTTTATGGCGATGGATGGAAAGCGTCCGGTCGGGTGTGCCCGCTTATTTGCCGATGGGTATTTTGGCCGTATGGCAGTATTGGCCGAGCATCGCGATCAACACTGGGGATCGCGCCTGATCAAAACGATGGGCGATTACTACCAAAGAGAAATGGGCGGTCGAATGCTTAAAGCATCAGTACAAGCTCAGGCCTTTAATTTTTACCTGCGAAATGGATTTACTCCCGAAGTTGAGTTTTTCTGGGATGCAGCCATTCCCCACCTGACCATGACCAAAATACTTGGCCGCGACCACAGTGTCAGTCATGACTTTAAACTCGGTGAAGACTCTCAGGTTTACACCTATCAAAACAACGCAGCGATTGAGGGGCTGTTTCAGATCGGCTGCCAAAATCGTCCCAAGACCATTGTCCTCATGATTAATGATCTGCAACACCCCATGTGGTCGTCGAGCAGTTCGCTTGACTCTATAAAGCGCTTTATTCGCAGCTCAACAAAGCGACACATCCAGATACTCATTGATTCAGAGTATGCTGGTATTAACGATCATCCACTGATTCAGCTGGCGTCCAGAGTAAGCAGCCGTATTGAACTTAAAGTACACAGTGGCTTAAAAATGAACGGCGCACTGTTTGAACCGTATGGTTATTTATTAGCCAGTGGCAGTGACGTAAAGGCGTGTTTTAACGACCGCTCAACTACCAGCCGTTACAAGGAGCAATTCACAGAACTTTGGACCAGTGCACGACCAACCCGCGAAGCACGGCGAATACACTTGTAA